From the genome of Aureibacter tunicatorum:
TTTCTGTCATTCAATGAAGACATGATTCTAAACAGGGAGCTTTTGGGATAATTGAGCTTTTCTTGAACTTCTGTGAGAGTCAAGCCTTCAGTATGCTCTGTAAGCAACTCTATTACATCCAAAGCCCTGTTTAGATTCGGAACAGAATATTGCTTCTCTTCTTGCGTTGAAGATTTGTTCTGTTTCATATTTAAAACCTTGTTTTTGTAATTTTACCCCTAATTAATCTTTTTTTCAAGTATTACGGGCAAAATATGCGCAACTAGAGCAAGTTGGAATATGCATGAGTTTGTCTTTCACATCTTTTAAGAGTTTTATTTCAAGATCGTTTTGCTGAAATAATTCTGTTTAGTTAGATAATTCTATTTATAAATTAGAAATAAATACAAAAATTGAATTTTTTGAGTTTTAACGGATTGACAACTTTCATTTTAACTGAATAAGCTCATTAACTTTTTTCTTGAAAATTTGAGAGTAAAAATTTTTACAAATTCCTAATATGGAACTTTGTTTTAAATAAGGATTTAGATAATTTAGTATCATAATGATTGATTTTAGGGTAAAATAATACTCTATTGAAGCGCATGAATCGTGAAAGTATTTAATCTTAAAATCTAAAATTAAAGAGATGCTATGGAGGGCAGTCACTTTTTAAATCAAATTTGTATGATACGATTTATTTTCATTTTTACCATTGGAATGATGATCTCTGGATTGTCATTTTCCCAAAACGTTCCAAATTACGATTTTACTCATGACATTATCAGGTATAAAGAGTCTTTTCGTAATCAAGCCAAATATGAGGATGATCCTTATTTTTCAGGTCCAATTCACAAAGGAGCAAGAGAATCTTTTGAATTGGATTTAACTGGGGTCGAAAGCATAACTTTCAAGACTGAAGGATATGAAAGTTCCAGAGGAGTTCATTCATTTTGGGGCCGGGTGAAATTATTTGATCAACAAGGCAAGTCAATTTGGTTGGATGATTTGGAGATATATGCGACAAAGTCAGGGTGGAAGCCAGTAACTAAGAATGCGAATTTGGTTGATGGCGATTTGCTTTCCGTAGATGGAGAAAAAATAGAACATGGTGTAATCGCTCACGCTTCAGGGTCTTTTACCGTAGATATTGGCGGTAAATATGCAAGAATGGAAGGTTTTGTTGGGTTGGATGATATAGGATCTGCTGAAAATGCGGTAGGCGTATTTCAGGTCAATTTGTCTCCAGTTGAGCCATACATTGAAAAGCTAAGAAACAACCATCCAAAAGAGATGGATATGTTTGAAAGATCCGGAGCAGGCAATCTTGAGGAATGGTTTAAAAGTGATAACGGACTCATTGAGAAAGGAGCTTGTTTGTCATTAGTAGATGAGTTGAAAGATCCTGCTTACTATCATGATAACGTAATGTCCTTGAGTCAATATAAAGGAGAGGATAAGGCCGTCAAATATTTGAGACTTTATGAAGACATTTTGAATGTTTTAAATCTGCAAAAAGAGCTAGAGTGGTTGAATGTTGAAAGCCTGCAACTTGCACTGGAAGATATGAAAGTTGAATTTCCTGATGCAGGCTTTGGTAATAAAATCAAAAAACTGAATAAGTTGCAGGTTGAGTTTGCTTCTCTTGAAGAAGGCTTGTATGCTGGCAACAGAGATACGATGGACAGCATAAGGGAATGGCTGGAATTTAAGAAAAGTGTTTTGTTGTCTCATCCTGAGTTGGCGAACGCAAGCATATTGGCGACGAAACATGATTTAGGCTATAAAGCTCGAAAAGTATGGGCGCCTTATATCGGCACACCTCCAAATAATTGGAGTTCGAATTCGTCGATTGTAATGCCAAGGGATCATCAAGTTGAAATTGTCATGCTTACGGATTTGGCATCCGGTGCAAATGTGGAGACGGTATACGCTCCCGAGGACGATAAAATGATCACTGATCTTGACTTGCATTGGGATGCGAATAGACTTCTTTTCAGTACAGTGAATGAACGTGACCGTTGGCATGTGTATGAACTTGATTTGAATACTAAGGCTGTTGAAAGACAAACTTCTGAAGAAGAGCCAGATATTGACTATTTTGAGGGTATTTATCTTCCCAATGGAAAAATAATGACGGCATCCACTCTTGGGTATAACGGTGTTCCTTGTGTTGATGGATCTGATGCTGTGGCAAATTTGACTTTGGTGGATCCAAAAGAAAAATCCATGAGAAGGTTGAATTTTGGCCAAGACAATGATTGGGATCCTGTGGTATTGGATAATGGAAGAATCATGTACTTGAGATGGGAGTATACAGACAATACGCACTATTTTTCAAGAGTATTGATGCATATGAACCCTGACGGGACAGGAAAAAAAGAGTATTATGGGGGAAATTCATATTGGCCTAATTCCATGTTTGACGCTCGCCAGTTGCCGGGAAAAGGAAATCAAGAATTTGTAGCTGTCGTTTCCGGTCATCATGGCATTGCAAGATCGGGAAGATTAGTCTTGTTTGATCCTGCAAAAGGCAGACATGAAGATCAAGGCGTTGTGCAAGAAATACCATTCAGAAATCGCAAAGTAGTTCCTGAGATCAAAGATGAATTGGTAAATGACGTATGGCCTCAGTTTTTGAAACCTTATCCTGTTACGGACAAGTATTTTTTAGTGACAGCGAAGTTGAGACCAGATGCTCTATGGGGATTATATCTGGTGGATGTTTTTGACAATGTGACCTTGATTAAAGAGTTTGAAAAAGGCGGTATATCCGAGGCTACAATCTTGAAGAAAAGAAATATGCCTCCGGCAATACCTGAGAAAATCAAAAGCGAAGATAAAGAGGCTACGGTTTATATTCAGGATATTTATGAAGGAAGAGGTTTGCCGGGTGTGCCAAAAGGCACTGTCAAAGAGCTAAGGATTGTTGCTTATGAATATGCCTATAGAAAATCAAAATCGGATCATGACGCTCATGGAATCCAATCAGGATGGGATATGAAACGAGTATTGGGAACTGTGCCAATTGAAGAAGATGGATCGGCAATGTTCAAAATCCCAGCGAATACGCCGATTACTCTTCAGCCTCTGGACGAGGAGGGTAGAGCGGTTCAGTTAATGAGATCATGGCTGACTGGCATGCCTGGAGAAGTTGTCTCTTGCGTAGGTTGTCATGAAGAACAAAATTCAGTTCCATTGCCTAAGCCAACAATTGCTTCTCGCAGAAAACCAAATAAAATCGATGAGCCATCTGATGGAGTGCATCCATTCACATTCAATTTGGATGTTCAGCCTATTTTGGATAGAAAGTGCGGTAGTTGCCATGATGGAAAAAAAGACATGTTGGATTTTGTTACGAAGGAAAAAGTGGAGTATAACAATTTGAGAAAAAGTTATCTTGCTTTGCATCCGTTTGTGAATCGACAAGGGCCTGAAGCAGATATTCATGTGATGAAACCCATGGAATACCATGCGAGTACAAGTGAATTAATCAAAATTCTTAAGAAAGGACACTATAATGTCGAACTGGATAGCAGTGAGTGGAACAAGCTATATACTTGGATTGACTTGAACGCCCCTTATCATGGAGAATTTAAGAATGTGAACACATATGCCAATAATAATCAAATTAGCAGAAGACAAGAATTGGCTCAAAAATACAGCAACGTGGAAGTTGATTGGCAAGAAGAATTGACGAATTATGAAGAGCTGATCAGCGGTTTAGATAAAATTGCTCCAATTATGCCTAAGGCTGAAGATGTGGTCAAAACGAAAAAAGTGAAGGTCAAAAACTGGCCTATGGATTTAGAACAAGCTCAAAAGCTTCAACAGAGACTGCAAGACAAAGAATTAGTCTTGGAAATTGGAAATGGAATGTCAATAAAATTCGTGAAAATTCCTAAAGGTGAATTTGCAATGGGCAGTAATCAAGGAAGACATGATGAAATGCCAAAGCATAAAGTTGAAATAGAAGAAGAGTTCTGGATGGGACAGTTGGAGATCTCCAATGCCCAGTATAAAGCAATTGTGCCGGAGCATGATAGTAGATATATTGCACAACAATGGAAAGATCATGTAAATCCTGGATATCCAGCCAATAAAGATAATCAGCCTGTGATAAGGGTTTCTTGGGAAGAGGCAATGGATTATTGCGAGAAGTTGAGTGAAATTACGGGTTACGATATTACTTTGCCAACCGAAGCTCAATGGGAATGGGCTTCTCGCTCTGGTAGCGCTAATGATATGTGGTTTTTTGATTTGAATAAGAACTATGGGAAGTATGAGAACTTGGCCGATTCCT
Proteins encoded in this window:
- a CDS encoding SUMF1/EgtB/PvdO family nonheme iron enzyme — protein: MIRFIFIFTIGMMISGLSFSQNVPNYDFTHDIIRYKESFRNQAKYEDDPYFSGPIHKGARESFELDLTGVESITFKTEGYESSRGVHSFWGRVKLFDQQGKSIWLDDLEIYATKSGWKPVTKNANLVDGDLLSVDGEKIEHGVIAHASGSFTVDIGGKYARMEGFVGLDDIGSAENAVGVFQVNLSPVEPYIEKLRNNHPKEMDMFERSGAGNLEEWFKSDNGLIEKGACLSLVDELKDPAYYHDNVMSLSQYKGEDKAVKYLRLYEDILNVLNLQKELEWLNVESLQLALEDMKVEFPDAGFGNKIKKLNKLQVEFASLEEGLYAGNRDTMDSIREWLEFKKSVLLSHPELANASILATKHDLGYKARKVWAPYIGTPPNNWSSNSSIVMPRDHQVEIVMLTDLASGANVETVYAPEDDKMITDLDLHWDANRLLFSTVNERDRWHVYELDLNTKAVERQTSEEEPDIDYFEGIYLPNGKIMTASTLGYNGVPCVDGSDAVANLTLVDPKEKSMRRLNFGQDNDWDPVVLDNGRIMYLRWEYTDNTHYFSRVLMHMNPDGTGKKEYYGGNSYWPNSMFDARQLPGKGNQEFVAVVSGHHGIARSGRLVLFDPAKGRHEDQGVVQEIPFRNRKVVPEIKDELVNDVWPQFLKPYPVTDKYFLVTAKLRPDALWGLYLVDVFDNVTLIKEFEKGGISEATILKKRNMPPAIPEKIKSEDKEATVYIQDIYEGRGLPGVPKGTVKELRIVAYEYAYRKSKSDHDAHGIQSGWDMKRVLGTVPIEEDGSAMFKIPANTPITLQPLDEEGRAVQLMRSWLTGMPGEVVSCVGCHEEQNSVPLPKPTIASRRKPNKIDEPSDGVHPFTFNLDVQPILDRKCGSCHDGKKDMLDFVTKEKVEYNNLRKSYLALHPFVNRQGPEADIHVMKPMEYHASTSELIKILKKGHYNVELDSSEWNKLYTWIDLNAPYHGEFKNVNTYANNNQISRRQELAQKYSNVEVDWQEELTNYEELISGLDKIAPIMPKAEDVVKTKKVKVKNWPMDLEQAQKLQQRLQDKELVLEIGNGMSIKFVKIPKGEFAMGSNQGRHDEMPKHKVEIEEEFWMGQLEISNAQYKAIVPEHDSRYIAQQWKDHVNPGYPANKDNQPVIRVSWEEAMDYCEKLSEITGYDITLPTEAQWEWASRSGSANDMWFFDLNKNYGKYENLADSSLADMAVIGVDPQPMASNDPRRKYWDFLPRNASVDDGNMIVAEVGEYLPNPWGLYDMHGNVAEWTLSDYKPYPYMESDGRNNGENGNMKVARGGSWKDRQKNASASTRNSYESWQKVSNVGFRLVINMKSDSE